The bacterium genome segment TGGTGTAGGCGATGTCGGCGCGGTACCGGTCCTCGAACTCCAGCCGGTGCCGGTCGGTCATCATCTGGTCGGCCAGGCGCCGGATCTCATCTCCCGAAAGCGGCGCCCCATCAATGGCCTTCAGCTCGCCGGCCACCCGCAGCATCGGCGGCACCCCGACCTTGAGGTAGAGGTCCGAGGCGTCGCGCGCCTCCATATGCTTCAGCAGGTCGTCAATGTGCATGACGGACGCCTCACCCCCACCTCTACCGGCGGGCCACGAACCCTGAGAGCTCGGCGGACAAGGGCGCCGGGCCGGACCGTTCGTGCAAGAACGCATCCTTGTCAGTCGCCCGCTTCAGCGCCTCCTCGTGCGAGATCCGCCGCATCTTCACCAGCGACTTGAGGTGCTGGTCCAGACTCTGCATGCCGTCCTTCGCCCCTGTCTGGATCGCGGAGGGAAGCTGGTGGACTTTGTTCTCCCGCACCATGTTGCGAATCGCCGGCGTCGCCACCATGATCTCGACCGCGGCGATGCGGCCCCGGCCGTCCAGGGTCGGGATAAGCGTCTGCGCCACCACGCCCAGCAGCGCGTCGGCGAGCTGCACCCGGATCTGCTCCTGCTGGTGCGGGGGGAATACGTCCACGACCCGGCTGATGGTCTGCGGCGCGCTGTTGGTGTGCAGGGTGGAGAACACCAGGTGCCCGGTCTCGGCCGCGGTGATGGCCTGGGCGATCGTCTCCAGATCGCGCATCTCGCCGACCAGGATGATGTCGGGGTCCTCGCGCAGCGCGCTGCGCAGGGCCGCGGAAAACGAGTGCGTGTGCGGGCCGACCTCGCGCTGGTTGATGTTGCAATTCTTGGCCGAGTGCACGAACTCAATTGGATCCTCGATTGTGATGATGTG includes the following:
- a CDS encoding type IV pilus twitching motility protein PilT translates to MDISDLLILTRDRGASDLHLAAGAPPTLRVNGKLVRIEAAPLTREDMHSLLYDILTDEQKARFEATHDLDFSLELAGVGRFRVNGFMQRLGEGMILRLIPSKIRPLDDLGMPPILKDLAMKDRGLVLVTGPTGSGKSTTLAAMVDYANQQRTDHIITIEDPIEFVHSAKNCNINQREVGPHTHSFSAALRSALREDPDIILVGEMRDLETIAQAITAAETGHLVFSTLHTNSAPQTISRVVDVFPPHQQEQIRVQLADALLGVVAQTLIPTLDGRGRIAAVEIMVATPAIRNMVRENKVHQLPSAIQTGAKDGMQSLDQHLKSLVKMRRISHEEALKRATDKDAFLHERSGPAPLSAELSGFVARR